A stretch of the Rosa rugosa chromosome 5, drRosRugo1.1, whole genome shotgun sequence genome encodes the following:
- the LOC133712491 gene encoding leucine--tRNA ligase, cytoplasmic-like: protein MAAEGETSSYTLRNREFLLEIEAKVREWWENKKVFSAECEKPGDKFFGKFPFDSFMGNPFSLSKLDQSAYLPAFPVDVMRFALAYVCDGTVDEAKINFLQSIAESVFDTATTAILKFTEEISWHEEFLAADFDSCLRCGPPSTFADKVFANELNIALNRTKQQYEADQFREALNSIFELQDARNRYKSSCGGTNAMNRDLVWRFMDVQTCLITPICPHYAEYVWRDLLYKIDFVVNADWPVADASDDSTLQSANKYLKDLIDSMKKQIEIERNKKGTAPATSSLTEESQNLEALIYVNEACDTLTFATEGLHTDYGQNKDELKQNEGVKFGAQALDLKLPFREIRVLLQNLDFIKREVGLDKVQILSATNPDDLAKAGSPVKIIEAESSSPGNPAILFLTCPKSDCGSFGTSKTTPIMAALSSSGCARTHINRLTKFMSKPKCNDEKSRGPEWTDEQREEKHLAWETSDHHDTSTIDEKSRNNPASLYLPPSKLLFQSTFDEALDTACNQDKWLLVNMQCVDNFSSHMHNQHIWAEEAVSEIISTNFIFWHEYFDTPEGKMVARKYWLDSRTIVLLIDPMTGEAMCSWNGMVHRNDFVEDLVPYLERSPKNNFVTKEEEKELLALAASMESMESETSSGSTSKEDLVPFWNSSPWSTSPTQEDEELAVFTESMKLETSSPSSSKAKVD from the exons ATGGCAGCCGAAGGTGAGACGAGCTCATACACACTGCGCAATAGAGAGTTTCTCCTGGAAATTGAGGCTAAAGTTCGAGAATGGTGGGAAAACAAGAAAGTTTTCAGTGCTGAATGTGAAAAGCCTGGGGACAAATTCTTTGGAAAATTCCCCTTTGATAGCTTTATGGGAAATCCATTCTCACTCTCCAAGCTAGACCAGTCTGCATATCTACCAGCTTTTCCTGTTGATGTCATGCGATTTGCTTTGGCGTATGTTTGTGATGGTACTGTTGATGAGGCGAAAATCAACTTTCTACAGAGCATTGCAGAATCTGTATTTGATACTGCAACTACTGCCATCCTAAAATTCACTGAAGAGATATCATGGCATGAAGAatttttggctgcagattttgattcttGTTTGAGATGTGGTCCCCCTTCTACTTTCGCAGACAAGGTGTTTGCCAATGAGCTAAACATTGCTTTGAACAGGACCAAGCAGCAATACGAGGCTGACCAGTTTCGAGAAGCCCTGAATTCTATTTTTGAGCTTCAAGATGCCAGAAATCGGTACAAGAGTTCATGTGGTGGTACAAATGCAATGAACCGTGACTTAGTGTGGCGTTTTATGGATGTGCAGACATGTCTTATAACTCCAATCTGTCCACACTATGCGGAATATGTCTGGAGGGATCTTTTGTACAAGATAGACTTTGTGGTGAATGCAGACTGGCCTGTGGCTGATGCTTCAGATGATTCAACCCTCCAGAGTGCCAATAAGTATTTGAAAGACTTAATTGATTCAATGAAGAAGCAgattgaaattgagagaaataaGAAGGGTACTGCTCCAGCTACATCTAGTTTGACAGAAGAAAGCCAAAACTTAGAAGCTCTTATATACGTTAATGAGGCATGTGATACTCTTACTTTTGCTACAGAGGGATTGCatacagattatggacaaaacaaAGATGAGTTGAAGCAGAATGAGGGGGTTAAATTTGGGGCTCAAGCCTTAGACTTGAAGCTGCCATTTAGAGAGATTAGAGTGCTTCTACAGAATTTGGACTTTATTAAGAGGGAAGTTGGTCTTGACAAGGTGCAAATTTTATCAGCTACCAACCCTGATGATCTTGCTAAAGCTGGTTCTCCTGTTAAAATAATAGAAGCTGAATCTTCCTCACCTGGAAATCCAGCTATTCTCTTCTTGACATG TCCAAAAAGTGATTGTGGATCGTTTGGTACTTCTAAGACTACACCAATAATGGCCGCTCTATCCTCATCTGGTTGTGCGCGAACGCACATCAACCGTTTAACCAAGTTCATGTCGAAGCCAAAGTGTAATGATGAGAAAAGTCGGGGTCCAGAATGGACTGATGAGCAAAGGGAAGAAAAACATCTTGCATGGGAAACATCTGACCACCATGATACATCCACTATAGATGAGAAGTCTCGAAATAATCCTGCTTCCTTGTATCTCCCTCCCTCTAAGCTACTCTTCCAGAGTACCTTTGATGAG GCATTGGATACTGCTTGTAATCAAGACAAATGGCTCCTGGTGAACATGCAATGTGTGGATAATTTCAGCTCACATATG CATAATCAACACATCTGGGCTGAAGAAGCTGTCTCTGAGATCATTAGTACCAATTTTATCTTTTGGCAC GAGTATTTTGATACACCTGAAGGTAAGATGGTTGCCAGAAAGTACTGGTTGGACTCAAGAACCATAGTACTCCTCATTGACCCCATGACTGGTGAAGCAATGTGTTCATGGAATGGAATGGTTCATCGGAATGATTTTGTGGAG GATCTAGTACCATACTTGGAGAGAAGCCCCAAGAATAATTTCGTAactaaagaagaagagaaggaacTACTCGCATTGGCAGCTTCCATGGAAAGCATGGAGTCGGAGACAAGTAGTGGAAGTACGTCCAAAGAGGATCTAGTACCATTCTGGAATAGTAGCCCGTGGAGTACTTCTCCAACTCAGGAAGACGAGGAATTGGCAGTTTTCACGGAAAGCATGAAGTTGGAAACAAGTAGTCCAAGTAGTTCCAAAGCAAAAGTCgactag
- the LOC133708008 gene encoding uncharacterized protein LOC133708008 — protein sequence MAAKCETSSSKKANRDVLLEIEAKVRKCWEDKKVLSSKKPGHKFFEKFPYNCFMGHPFSLSKLDSWLPDFPIDAMRFALAYVCDGPVDAAKINFLHSNADSVFDAAYDAIISLTKEMSWHEEFLAADFEYCLRTGPPSTSADKVFANDINIALNKTKQHYEACQFREALESGFLALQDARDWYKSLCGGTNAMNRDLVWRFMEMQTRLVAPICPHYSEYVWRELLHNVNFVVKADWPAADAPENSTLHSIHKYLKSMTDSLKKQIESERTKKVCPNIEVLIYVKEESFTLKMREDGEVELGAQALDFKLPFREFRVLLQNLDLIKRQIGVERVQVLSATNPHDLAKAGSHVELIKTLRPIPGKPISLILKRSRILTSITQLKPSSFGCSPMRSNTTMSKPKCSDKKAKQKHGVRDLPNQVASKCSNEDIQVLEWFDKQSKQRHGIGETMNQFSTSTRDNKSRDDLHSYPPCKLRFKGSFDKAMDAACDQDKWLLVNLQCREDLSSHKLNRDTWADKAISQIISTNFIFWQEYSDWPEGTMVSSNYKLDSRTVVIIIDPVTGQALRSWNGMVQPDDLLLDLLPFLDSSPRNMHVAKEEEEQLRRALEASVESMKFETFGRTSKEYLVPSFNTRPMTNKATEIDEEEELQRALEASMESIKFETSNASTSKEALVPSFNTSPISTRVSEEEEERQHTLEAFVERMKLETSTASTSKGDAVSSLSSSSRNTYVTRPEEEEEELRRALAASMESDGGSTSEEDPLGIFNIKPIITYVTEDDEEESRCAMADFMNSFETSSASTSKVPTFNNATREEEDEELQRALVTSLESLKSETSSASTSKVSKNTYVTKEEDDDELLHALEVESMKWGTSGSTSKEDLVPFSNSSSMYTDVTRDEDEELCRALAASMESFKVETWTRGRSSKERVD from the exons ATGGCAGCCAAATGTGAAACAAGCTCATCCAAAAAGGCTAATAGAGACGTTCTCCTAGAGATTGAGGCAAAGGTTCGAAAATGTTGGGAGGATAAGAAAGTTCTCAGTTCTAAAAAGCCTGGCCACAAGTTCTTTGAAAAGTTCCCTTATAATTGTTTTATGGGACATCCATTTAGTCTCTCAAAGCTAGACAGCTGGCTGCCAGATTTTCCTATTGATGCCATGAGATTCGCTTTGGCTTATGTTTGTGATGGTCCTGTTGATGCTGCGAAGATTAACTTTCTACATAGCAATGCAGATTCTGTATTTGATGCTGCATACGATGCCATCATAAGTCTCACTAAAGAGATGTCATGGCACGAAGAatttttggctgcagatttcgAGTATTGTTTGAGAACAGGTCCCCCCTCTACTTCTGCAGATAAAGTATTTGCCAATGACATAAACATTGCCTTGAACAAGACCAAACAGCATTACGAGGCTTGCCAGTTTCGAGAAGCCCTCGAGTCTGGCTTTCTAGCGCTTCAAGATGCCAGGGATTGGTACAAGAGTCTATGCGGTGGTACAAATGCAATGAACCGTGATTTGGTGTGGCGTTTTATGGAAATGCAGACGCGTCTTGTTGCTCCAATCTGTCCACATTATTCGGAATATGTGTGGAGAGAACTTTTGCACAATGTAAACTTTGTGGTGAAAGCAGACTGGCCTGCAGCCGATGCTCCAGAAAATTCAACCCTCCACAGTATCCATAAGTACTTGAAAAGCATGACTGATTCACTGAAAAAACAGATTGAAAGTGAGAGAACTAAGAAGGTATGCCCCAACATAGAAGTTTTAATATATGTCAAGGAGGAATCATTTACATTAAAGATGAGGGAGGATGGGGAAGTTGAGCTTGGGGCTCAAGCCTTAGATTTTAAGCTGCCATTTAGAGAGTTTAGGGTCCTTCTACAGAACTTGGACTTAATTAAGAGGCAAATCGGCGTTGAAAGGGTGCAAGTTCTGTCAGCTACCAACCCTCATGATCTTGCGAAAGCAGGCTCTCATGTTGAACTGATTAAGACTCTACGTCCAATACCTGGAAAGCCAATTAGTCTCATCTTGAAACG ATCACGTATTTTAACAAGTATTACACAGTTAAAGCCATCCTCATTTGGTTGTTCGCCAATGCGCTCCAACACCACCATGTCCAAGCCAAAATGCAGTGATAAGAAAGCTAAACAGAAACATGGTGTACGGGACTTACCAAACCAAGTAGCTAGTAAATGCAGCAATGAGGATATTCAAGTTCTTGAATGGTTTGATAAGCAAAGTAAACAGAGGCATGGTATAGGGGAAACGATGAACCAATTTTCTACGTCCACAAGAGACAACAAGTCTCGAGATGATTTACACTCTTATCCTCCATGTAAGTTAAGATTCAAGGGTTCCTTCGACAAG GCAATGGACGCTGCGTGTGATCAAGACAAATGGCTCCTGGTGAACTTGCAATGCAGGGAGGATCTCAGCTCACATAAG CTTAATCGGGACACCTGGGCTGACAAAGCCATCTCTCAGATCATTAGCACCAATTTCATCTTTTGGCAG GAGTACTCTGATTGGCCTGAAGGCACTATGGTTTCCAGCAACTACAAGTTGGATTCTAGAACTGTAGTGATCATCATTGACCCCGTCACCGGCCAAGCATTGCGTTCATGGAATGGGATGGTTCAACCGGACGATTTGCTGCTG GATCTATTACCGTTCCTGGATAGTAGCCCCAGGAATATGCATGTAGccaaagaggaggaggagcaacTGCGGCGCGCATTGGAAGCTTCGGTGGAAAGCATGAAGTTTGAGACTTTTGGAAGAACCTCCAAAGAGTATCTAGTACCGTCCTTCAATACTAGACCCATGACTAACAAAGCAACTGAAATAGATGAAGAGGAGGAACTGCAGCGTGCATTGGAAGCTTCGATGGAAAGCATAAAGTTTGAGACAAGTAATGCCAGTACCTCAAAAGAGGCTCTAGTTCCGTCCTTCAATACTAGCCCCATTAGTACTAGagtaagtgaagaagaagaggaacggCAGCACACATTGGAAGCTTTTGTGGAAAGGATGAAGTTGGAGACAAGTACTGCAAGTACCTCCAAAGGAGATGCAGTGTCGTCCTTGAGTAGTAGCTCCAGGAATACTTATGTAACTAgaccagaggaagaagaagaggaactgCGGCGCGCATTGGCAGCTTCCATGGAGTCGGATGGTGGAAGTACCTCCGAAGAGGACCCACTAGGGATCTTCAATATTAAACCCATAATTACTTATGTAACTGAAGATGACGAGGAGGAATCTCGGTGTGCAATGGCAGATTTCATGAATTCGTTTGAGACAAGTAGTGCAAGTACCTCTAAAGTCCCGACGTTTAATAATGCTActagagaagaagaggatgaggaATTGCAGCGCGCATTGGTGACTTCCTTGGAAAGCCTGAAGTCGGAGACAAGTAGTGCAAGTACCTCCAAGGTTTCCAAGAATACTTATGTAactaaagaagaagatgatgatgaactgCTTCATGCATTGGAAGTGGAAAGCATGAAGTGGGGGACTAGTGGAAGTACCTCTAAAGAAGATCTAGTACCGTTCTCCAATAGTAGCTCCATGTATACTGATGTGACTAGAGACGAAGATGAGGAACTGTGTCGCGCATTAGCAGCGTCCATGGAAAGTTTCAAGGTGGAGACATGGACTAGAGGAAGAAGCTCGAAAGAGAGAGTCGACTAG